In a genomic window of Alkalihalobacillus sp. TS-13:
- a CDS encoding RNA polymerase sigma factor, with translation MLTDTMKNIVEDTRSLHRQFEEEIEPYKQDLWNYCRYVTGSPWEGEDLFQETLLKAFAMLPQIWQPLNAKAYLFRIATNRWIDECRKRKLAVEDESDKSEPDQQASQAFNIREALEVLVYHLTPKQVTTLLLMDVFQFKAAEIANMVHSTEGAIYGIVYRARKKLQTIGVYEKVHDTPEETSRHSEVVDAYLDAFNRRDVEQMLHLTSDTIHMEVSPGFQEFSKGDVEKGSMQAGIMGKKAYRKKLWGKEVIIVLAETEPGLQLHDVQFQDVADEKIVRHKSYFFCRELLTTIANTLEIPLQRNKPPVNWE, from the coding sequence ATGCTAACGGATACGATGAAAAACATTGTGGAGGATACCAGATCCCTACATAGGCAATTTGAAGAAGAAATCGAACCATACAAGCAGGACTTATGGAATTATTGCCGCTATGTCACAGGTTCCCCCTGGGAAGGAGAAGATCTGTTCCAGGAAACGTTGTTAAAAGCTTTTGCTATGCTCCCCCAAATCTGGCAACCGCTCAATGCGAAAGCGTACCTTTTTCGAATCGCAACAAATCGCTGGATTGATGAATGCAGAAAACGGAAACTAGCTGTTGAAGATGAATCAGACAAAAGTGAGCCGGACCAACAAGCTTCTCAAGCATTCAACATTCGGGAAGCATTAGAGGTGCTTGTCTATCATCTTACACCGAAACAAGTGACAACGTTGCTGTTGATGGATGTATTCCAATTCAAGGCTGCAGAAATTGCGAATATGGTCCACTCGACAGAAGGGGCAATCTACGGAATCGTATACCGAGCTCGTAAAAAGCTGCAAACGATCGGTGTATACGAAAAAGTGCACGATACACCAGAGGAAACATCACGACACTCGGAAGTGGTCGATGCGTATTTGGATGCATTCAATAGGCGTGATGTAGAGCAAATGCTCCATTTGACTAGTGATACCATCCATATGGAGGTTTCACCAGGTTTTCAAGAATTCTCGAAAGGCGATGTCGAAAAAGGATCGATGCAAGCAGGGATTATGGGGAAGAAGGCGTATCGGAAAAAACTGTGGGGAAAAGAAGTCATTATTGTCCTTGCAGAAACAGAACCTGGCCTTCAGTTGCATGATGTACAATTTCAAGATGTAGCGGATGAAAAAATTGTCCGCCATAAAAGTTATTTTTTCTGTCGTGAACTATTGACTACCATTGCAAATACACTCGAGATTCCACTTCAACGAAACAAACCCCCAGTCAATTGGGAATGA